From one Flavobacterium kingsejongi genomic stretch:
- a CDS encoding SusC/RagA family TonB-linked outer membrane protein, whose amino-acid sequence MKKRISGLLLLMLLLVVQTGFGQELTVSGIVTDDSGFPTPGVNVLVKGTSTGVATDFDGKYTIKANKGQVLSFSFLGMQTQDITVSTSSINVKLLSDAHELDDVVVTALGIKRDKKQLGYATQEIKGEDLNKVNSGNIANSISGKASGVQIRRNNNIGGSTNVIVRGPSSLTGNNQALWVVDGMPIDNSNSNTSGQLSGGGGYDYGNTASDINPEDIESMNILKGAAATALYGSRAANGAIIITTKKGKKGKGLGVTVNSGVSIGQIDRSTFPKYQKQYGAGYAPGFGSGDINGDGTIESPIAQTSADASFGSAFDPNLMVYQWDSFDPESPNYMKKKAWVGAKNGPESFFQNNVILTNSVSITGSSDTGSFRLSYSKFDQNGILPNSKLVRDNASFSGSHKLNDKLKATVNANYIKTNGTGLNETGYSDNILSGFRQWWQNNVDLQDQRQAFENTGRNISWNPNGADDKSPAYWDNPYWQRYKNYNNFTRERFFGNVGLDYEVNSWMSATGRVSVDEYSELQEERVAVGSNPVSKYSRYDKTFREMNYDMILNFKAAISDRISFAGMLGSNIRRTTINSVFSTTNGGLLVPEVYTISNSLNPINAPTESRSTVGVDGIYGSASFGLDDTFFMEGTIRRDHSSTLPKDNAVYYYPSLTASYIFSNHIEGEWLSFGKFRANYAEVGSDAAFAVLRDLYSKPPSVGAEHSFSVPDSKRNPNLKNENTRSVEAGLEMQFFNKRLGFDVSVYKSNTSNLIMPINVTAATGYSSFWVNAGEVQNTGVELMLNATPIKTENFAWKVNVNWSKNKNEVLSLYNGVDNLVLGSFQGGVTMNAEVGQPIGVMKGTDYVYVNGERLVDENGFYVISDSDQIIGNSQPDWIGGVSNTFTYKNMSLSFLIDVKKGGDVYSIDQSYGQSTGLYENSVGNNDLGNPKRNPISEGGGIINPGVKPDGTPNDKRIEYNSGTTGYKKLPNSEFVYDGSYVKLRELSLAYAVPTKMLEKTFFKDVTFTLTGSNLWIIHKNMPDADPEAGLSSGNNQGFQSGVMPTTRDISFNIKLQF is encoded by the coding sequence CTTGTAAAAGGTACCTCCACAGGCGTGGCTACCGATTTTGATGGAAAATATACTATAAAAGCAAACAAAGGGCAAGTGCTAAGCTTTAGCTTTTTGGGGATGCAAACACAGGATATTACAGTAAGTACTTCAAGTATCAATGTAAAACTACTTTCTGATGCACATGAACTCGACGATGTTGTTGTGACGGCATTAGGTATAAAAAGAGATAAGAAACAACTCGGATATGCCACTCAGGAAATCAAAGGAGAAGACCTGAATAAGGTGAATTCCGGTAACATTGCCAATTCCATTTCGGGTAAAGCTTCCGGGGTACAGATTCGGCGGAACAACAATATTGGAGGGTCTACGAATGTTATTGTCAGGGGGCCTTCGAGTTTAACGGGCAACAACCAGGCGCTATGGGTTGTCGATGGAATGCCTATTGACAATTCCAATTCCAATACTTCCGGGCAACTTTCCGGTGGTGGCGGTTATGATTATGGCAATACAGCTTCCGATATCAATCCGGAAGATATCGAATCCATGAACATCTTAAAAGGTGCTGCTGCAACCGCGTTGTATGGTTCAAGAGCTGCAAATGGCGCTATAATCATTACAACTAAAAAGGGCAAAAAAGGTAAAGGACTGGGTGTAACTGTAAACAGTGGTGTTTCCATTGGCCAGATTGATCGTTCTACTTTTCCGAAGTACCAAAAACAATACGGTGCCGGTTATGCTCCAGGATTTGGATCGGGCGATATTAATGGCGATGGAACGATTGAATCTCCAATAGCACAAACCAGTGCTGATGCTTCCTTCGGTAGCGCTTTTGATCCAAACCTTATGGTTTACCAGTGGGATTCCTTTGATCCTGAATCTCCTAATTACATGAAGAAAAAAGCATGGGTCGGTGCTAAAAATGGTCCGGAAAGCTTTTTTCAAAACAATGTGATACTTACCAATAGTGTTTCGATCACAGGGAGTTCCGATACTGGTTCCTTCCGTTTGAGTTATTCCAAATTTGATCAAAATGGTATATTGCCCAACAGTAAATTAGTTCGTGATAATGCCAGTTTTAGCGGTAGCCATAAGCTCAATGACAAATTAAAAGCAACGGTGAATGCCAATTATATCAAAACCAATGGAACGGGTTTAAATGAAACGGGATATTCTGATAATATACTGTCAGGATTCCGACAATGGTGGCAAAATAACGTAGACCTGCAGGATCAAAGACAAGCTTTTGAGAATACAGGCAGGAATATATCCTGGAATCCGAATGGTGCGGATGATAAATCGCCGGCTTACTGGGATAATCCCTATTGGCAACGGTATAAAAATTACAATAATTTCACGCGGGAGCGTTTCTTCGGAAATGTAGGACTGGATTATGAAGTGAACAGCTGGATGTCAGCGACCGGTAGGGTTTCTGTAGATGAATACAGCGAATTACAGGAAGAACGTGTAGCGGTAGGATCAAATCCGGTATCGAAATACAGCCGTTATGACAAAACATTCCGGGAAATGAACTACGATATGATCTTAAACTTTAAGGCTGCAATTTCTGACAGGATTTCTTTTGCGGGGATGTTGGGATCTAATATTCGACGTACGACTATAAACTCTGTTTTCTCTACCACCAATGGTGGCCTTTTGGTACCGGAAGTATATACCATTTCTAATTCCCTGAATCCGATCAATGCTCCAACAGAATCCAGGAGTACCGTAGGTGTAGACGGAATTTATGGTAGTGCCTCATTTGGGCTGGATGATACCTTTTTCATGGAAGGTACCATCCGAAGAGACCATTCCTCTACCCTTCCAAAAGACAATGCAGTATATTATTATCCGTCTCTTACAGCAAGTTATATTTTCTCCAACCATATCGAAGGGGAATGGTTGTCTTTTGGTAAGTTCCGAGCCAATTATGCTGAAGTAGGAAGTGATGCGGCTTTTGCAGTGTTGAGAGACCTCTATTCCAAACCACCTTCCGTAGGTGCAGAACATTCTTTTTCTGTTCCCGATTCGAAGCGAAATCCGAATCTTAAAAATGAAAATACCAGAAGTGTTGAAGCTGGATTGGAAATGCAATTCTTCAATAAACGACTGGGATTTGATGTATCCGTTTATAAAAGCAATACTTCCAACCTGATTATGCCCATTAATGTTACAGCAGCCACTGGTTATTCTTCTTTTTGGGTTAATGCCGGAGAAGTTCAGAATACCGGAGTAGAACTAATGCTGAACGCCACACCAATCAAAACGGAAAATTTTGCCTGGAAAGTGAATGTCAACTGGTCTAAGAATAAAAATGAAGTTCTTTCCCTTTATAATGGGGTTGACAACCTTGTTCTCGGGAGTTTTCAGGGTGGTGTGACGATGAATGCCGAAGTTGGGCAGCCAATAGGTGTCATGAAAGGAACCGATTATGTCTATGTAAATGGAGAGCGCCTGGTGGACGAAAACGGTTTCTATGTCATTTCTGATAGCGACCAGATCATCGGAAACTCACAACCCGACTGGATTGGTGGAGTAAGCAATACTTTCACCTATAAGAACATGTCCCTGAGCTTTCTTATTGATGTTAAAAAAGGCGGAGATGTGTATTCTATTGACCAGTCCTATGGACAGTCTACCGGACTGTATGAAAACAGCGTCGGGAATAATGATCTTGGAAACCCAAAAAGGAATCCGATTTCTGAAGGTGGGGGGATTATCAACCCGGGGGTTAAACCTGATGGAACTCCAAACGACAAAAGAATAGAATACAATTCAGGGACTACAGGGTATAAAAAATTACCAAACTCCGAATTTGTATATGATGGTTCCTATGTAAAACTTAGGGAGTTATCATTAGCCTATGCCGTACCCACTAAAATGCTGGAAAAAACATTTTTCAAAGATGTCACTTTTACCCTGACAGGATCGAATTTGTGGATCATTCACAAGAATATGCCGGATGCCGATCCCGAAGCCGGATTAAGCTCCGGAAACAATCAGGGCTTTCAGTCAGGTGTAATGCCTACCACGAGGGACATTAGTTTTAATATTAAACTGCAATTCTAA
- a CDS encoding SusD/RagB family nutrient-binding outer membrane lipoprotein: MKKRFLILFSGLLFCTISCSDDLSGLNDNDKGFEKALPEGLMTNAQKEYGVWLMNTNSNRNLFRLFAQHWTGISYPDESNYNLTTRNVAGRTWSMLYKDILKDLDEAHKLIQAQASGGDTAEDVIRRKNKLAILEIQSVVAWQSLIDVFGNVPYSQALDINNISPEYDDAATIYTDLIQRLNTAILDLDPDYGSFTEPYGNGSADLIFRGDAGKWLTYGNSIKLRMGMLLADSDPALSKILVEEAYASGVISNPLDNATITYSGSFPNTHPLWADLVQSNRRDFAPADTYVNALNGLNDPRRDVFFVDKLDGAYVGALYGALTSYANTSHIGRAFFKPDLEGVLFDYSEASFLLAEATERGYNVGGNAETLYNQAITANMNYWGIPDSDISAYLAQPEVAYTTAAGSYKQKIGVQSWIALYNRGFEAWTVFRRLDAPALVAPPTAQVITTVPVRFTYPLSEQTQNGANWSAAAAAIGGDKMDTKLFWDVN, translated from the coding sequence ATGAAAAAAAGATTTCTTATACTATTCAGCGGGCTGTTATTTTGCACCATCTCCTGTTCGGATGACCTCAGTGGGTTAAATGACAACGATAAGGGTTTTGAAAAAGCACTGCCCGAAGGATTAATGACCAATGCACAGAAAGAATATGGCGTATGGTTGATGAATACTAATTCCAACCGTAATCTCTTTCGGTTATTTGCACAACATTGGACCGGAATTTCCTATCCTGATGAGTCCAATTATAACCTCACTACACGGAATGTTGCCGGCAGAACCTGGAGCATGCTTTACAAGGACATCCTTAAAGATTTGGACGAAGCACACAAGCTTATTCAGGCACAGGCAAGTGGTGGTGATACCGCAGAAGACGTGATACGCAGGAAAAACAAACTGGCTATACTGGAAATACAATCTGTAGTGGCCTGGCAGTCCCTGATTGATGTTTTTGGTAATGTACCTTACAGTCAGGCATTGGATATTAACAACATCAGTCCGGAATATGACGATGCTGCCACAATTTATACTGATCTGATCCAACGCCTGAACACCGCCATCCTCGACCTGGATCCTGATTATGGTAGTTTTACAGAGCCGTATGGCAATGGTTCTGCTGATCTTATTTTTAGAGGTGATGCCGGAAAATGGCTTACCTATGGGAACAGTATCAAATTGCGTATGGGAATGCTATTGGCCGATAGTGACCCGGCACTTTCCAAAATACTGGTGGAAGAAGCGTATGCCAGTGGGGTCATCAGCAATCCACTCGATAATGCTACTATCACCTATTCTGGATCTTTTCCAAATACCCATCCATTATGGGCCGATTTAGTTCAGAGTAACCGAAGGGATTTCGCTCCTGCCGATACGTATGTGAATGCCTTAAACGGCCTAAACGATCCCCGGAGGGATGTATTTTTTGTCGATAAACTGGATGGTGCTTATGTTGGAGCGTTATATGGCGCTTTAACGAGCTATGCCAATACATCCCACATTGGACGTGCTTTTTTCAAACCGGATTTGGAAGGTGTATTATTTGATTATTCCGAAGCGAGTTTTTTGTTGGCAGAAGCCACAGAAAGAGGTTATAATGTAGGTGGAAATGCCGAAACATTATACAACCAGGCGATCACAGCCAATATGAACTATTGGGGAATTCCTGATAGTGATATTTCGGCCTATCTGGCACAACCCGAAGTAGCCTATACTACAGCAGCGGGAAGCTACAAACAAAAAATTGGCGTACAATCGTGGATTGCGTTATACAATCGTGGTTTTGAAGCCTGGACGGTATTCAGGCGCCTCGATGCGCCGGCATTGGTTGCACCGCCTACCGCACAGGTGATTACTACAGTTCCCGTACGGTTTACCTATCCCCTTTCGGAACAAACCCAAAATGGTGCCAATTGGTCCGCAGCTGCAGCAGCGATTGGTGGTGATAAAATGGATACCAAACTTTTTTGGGATGTGAACTAA
- a CDS encoding metallophosphoesterase → MNYFIIGDIHGCYYTFLEILKKWNREDEMLICVGDLIDRGNHSAKVVLECIKIAKGHPNAVFLKGNHEAEIIDYGKNGHNDNWITQGGHATLHNLKENHLSIETAIQWFHTMPLVFENEFLLVSHAGFSNAPDPLDEPHDDSVLWNRKELVNKGKLQVHGHTPLRDIIPFYTISSNSWNIDTGAYYGYGLTALKVTTNGAVSSILNIKTDPRDITI, encoded by the coding sequence ATGAATTATTTTATAATTGGAGATATCCACGGATGCTATTATACATTCCTGGAAATATTAAAAAAATGGAACAGGGAAGATGAAATGCTCATTTGTGTTGGAGATCTTATTGACCGTGGTAATCACAGTGCAAAAGTAGTTTTGGAGTGCATTAAAATTGCAAAGGGACATCCGAACGCAGTATTTTTAAAGGGCAATCACGAAGCTGAAATCATTGATTATGGTAAAAATGGACATAATGACAATTGGATCACACAGGGAGGACACGCTACGCTCCATAATTTAAAAGAAAACCACCTCAGCATAGAGACAGCAATACAGTGGTTCCATACGATGCCACTGGTCTTTGAAAACGAATTCCTTTTAGTAAGCCATGCCGGGTTTTCCAATGCCCCAGATCCATTGGATGAACCTCATGATGACAGCGTATTATGGAACCGGAAAGAACTTGTAAACAAAGGTAAACTTCAGGTTCATGGCCATACGCCGCTCAGGGATATTATACCCTTTTACACCATATCCTCCAACTCCTGGAATATCGATACCGGAGCTTATTACGGATATGGATTGACAGCCCTGAAAGTAACCACAAATGGAGCCGTCAGTAGTATCCTGAATATAAAAACGGATCCCCGGGATATTACTATATAA